The following are from one region of the Cystobacter fuscus DSM 2262 genome:
- a CDS encoding endonuclease V yields the protein MGTDEERQHGLLACVDVHYQEHETRGALLLFADWAATASTEQRLVHLPAAAEYQPGHFYERELPVLLALLSQVDQPLVTVLIDGYVWLGSSAEKGLGAHLYEALDRRVPGMEPAVAAERVRTMHGPYRVPTLLKDVDRLSRG from the coding sequence ATGGGGACCGACGAGGAGCGCCAACACGGCCTGCTGGCGTGCGTCGACGTCCACTACCAGGAGCACGAGACGCGAGGAGCCTTGCTGCTCTTCGCCGACTGGGCCGCCACGGCCTCCACGGAGCAGCGCCTGGTTCACCTGCCGGCGGCAGCCGAGTACCAGCCGGGACATTTCTACGAGCGCGAGTTGCCGGTGTTGCTCGCCCTGCTCTCCCAGGTCGACCAGCCCCTGGTGACGGTGCTCATCGACGGCTACGTCTGGCTGGGCTCCTCGGCCGAGAAGGGGCTGGGCGCGCACCTGTACGAAGCGCTCGACCGCCGCGTGCCCGGCATGGAACCCGCCGTGGCGGCTGAACGCGTCCGCACGATGCATGGGCCCTACCGCGTGCCCACGCTCCTGAAGGACGTGGATCGGCTATCGCGGGGATGA